From the genome of Alosa sapidissima isolate fAloSap1 chromosome 14, fAloSap1.pri, whole genome shotgun sequence, one region includes:
- the cers3a gene encoding ceramide synthase 2 isoform X2 — MIETISEWFWWDRLWLPYNLTWSDLEDKEGRVYARVSHLYITVPLAVAFLVVRYLFERVIATPWAAWLGVKEPARLKVAHNLVLEVYFNSHSKNPRQADIEGLSKKCSLTARQVERWFRRRRNLDRPGVLKKFREASWRFAFYLCASIGGLVALYDKEWFYDTRQMWVGYPKQSMLESQYWYYILEMSFYWSLLFSITCDVKRKDFKEQIIHHLATLILLSFSWCANYIRVGTLVMIVHDTSDVLLESAKCFNYAKWEKTCNSLFVVFAIVFMITRLIIFPFWVIHCTWVYPLDHYPPFFGYYFFNAMLVVLLLLHIFWAYLILRMVKKFLFGNLTKDERSDNEEDEGESSLTEDYDGQPKVTNGSSVGGFANHH; from the exons ATGATTGAGACGATTAGCGAGTGGTTCTGGTGGGACCGTCTCTGGCTTCCATATAACCTCACATGGAGCGACCTGGAAGACAAAGAGGGGCGTGTCTATGCTAGAGTGTCCCACCTTTATATCACAGTGCCCCTCGCCGTTGCTTTCCTGGTAGTCCGATACCTCTTTGAAAG GGTTATTGCGACACCATGGGCTGCCTGGCTGGGAGTGAAAGAGCCGGCGAGACTCAAAGTAGCACACAACCTGGTGCTTGAAGTCTATTTCAATTCTCACTCCAAAAACCCACGACAG GCAGATATCGAAGGACTGTCCAAGAAATGCAGCTTGACGGCCAGACAGGTGGAGCGCTGGTTCCGTAGGAGACGCAATCTGGACCGACCCGGAGTCCTGAAGAAGTTCAGAGAGGCCAG TTGGAGATTTGCTTTCTATTTATGTGCGTCCATTGGAGGACTAGTGGCTCTTTACGAT AAAGAATGGTTTTATGACACTCGACAGATGTGGGTTGGTTACCCAAAGCAG TCGATGCTTGAATCTCAATATTGGTACTACATTCTGGAGATGAGCTTCTATTGGTCACTGCTTTTcagcatcacatgtgatgtCAAGAGAAAG GACTTCAAGGAACAAATTATTCACCATTTGGCCACCTTGATCCTGTTGAGTTTCTCCTGGTGTGCAAACTACATCCGTGTTGGCACCCTGGTCATGATTGTGCATGACACCTCCGATGTTCTTCTTGAG TCTGCCAAGTGTTTCAATTATGCCAAATGGGAGAAAACCTGCAACTCACTCTTTGTCGTGTTTGCCATTGTGTTCATGATCACCAGGCTTATAATATTCCCCTTCTG GGTGATCCACTGCACATGGGTCTACCCACTGGACCACTACCCCCCTTTCTTTGGATATTACTTCTTCAACGCCATGCTTGTGGTCCTATTACTTCTCCACATCTTCTGGGCCTACCTCATTCTGCGCATGGTGAAGAAGTTCCTCTTTGGCAAC TTGACCAAAGATGAAAGGAGCGATAATGAAGAGGACGAGGGAGAGAGCAGCCTGACTGAGGACTATGATGGACAGCCAAAGGTCACCAATGGCTCCAGTGTTGGGGGCTTCGCAAACCATCACTGA
- the cers3a gene encoding ceramide synthase 2 isoform X1, with protein sequence MGLGGGMIETISEWFWWDRLWLPYNLTWSDLEDKEGRVYARVSHLYITVPLAVAFLVVRYLFERVIATPWAAWLGVKEPARLKVAHNLVLEVYFNSHSKNPRQADIEGLSKKCSLTARQVERWFRRRRNLDRPGVLKKFREASWRFAFYLCASIGGLVALYDKEWFYDTRQMWVGYPKQSMLESQYWYYILEMSFYWSLLFSITCDVKRKDFKEQIIHHLATLILLSFSWCANYIRVGTLVMIVHDTSDVLLESAKCFNYAKWEKTCNSLFVVFAIVFMITRLIIFPFWVIHCTWVYPLDHYPPFFGYYFFNAMLVVLLLLHIFWAYLILRMVKKFLFGNLTKDERSDNEEDEGESSLTEDYDGQPKVTNGSSVGGFANHH encoded by the exons cCTCGGTGGCGGGATGATTGAGACGATTAGCGAGTGGTTCTGGTGGGACCGTCTCTGGCTTCCATATAACCTCACATGGAGCGACCTGGAAGACAAAGAGGGGCGTGTCTATGCTAGAGTGTCCCACCTTTATATCACAGTGCCCCTCGCCGTTGCTTTCCTGGTAGTCCGATACCTCTTTGAAAG GGTTATTGCGACACCATGGGCTGCCTGGCTGGGAGTGAAAGAGCCGGCGAGACTCAAAGTAGCACACAACCTGGTGCTTGAAGTCTATTTCAATTCTCACTCCAAAAACCCACGACAG GCAGATATCGAAGGACTGTCCAAGAAATGCAGCTTGACGGCCAGACAGGTGGAGCGCTGGTTCCGTAGGAGACGCAATCTGGACCGACCCGGAGTCCTGAAGAAGTTCAGAGAGGCCAG TTGGAGATTTGCTTTCTATTTATGTGCGTCCATTGGAGGACTAGTGGCTCTTTACGAT AAAGAATGGTTTTATGACACTCGACAGATGTGGGTTGGTTACCCAAAGCAG TCGATGCTTGAATCTCAATATTGGTACTACATTCTGGAGATGAGCTTCTATTGGTCACTGCTTTTcagcatcacatgtgatgtCAAGAGAAAG GACTTCAAGGAACAAATTATTCACCATTTGGCCACCTTGATCCTGTTGAGTTTCTCCTGGTGTGCAAACTACATCCGTGTTGGCACCCTGGTCATGATTGTGCATGACACCTCCGATGTTCTTCTTGAG TCTGCCAAGTGTTTCAATTATGCCAAATGGGAGAAAACCTGCAACTCACTCTTTGTCGTGTTTGCCATTGTGTTCATGATCACCAGGCTTATAATATTCCCCTTCTG GGTGATCCACTGCACATGGGTCTACCCACTGGACCACTACCCCCCTTTCTTTGGATATTACTTCTTCAACGCCATGCTTGTGGTCCTATTACTTCTCCACATCTTCTGGGCCTACCTCATTCTGCGCATGGTGAAGAAGTTCCTCTTTGGCAAC TTGACCAAAGATGAAAGGAGCGATAATGAAGAGGACGAGGGAGAGAGCAGCCTGACTGAGGACTATGATGGACAGCCAAAGGTCACCAATGGCTCCAGTGTTGGGGGCTTCGCAAACCATCACTGA